A region from the Gossypium hirsutum isolate 1008001.06 chromosome A08, Gossypium_hirsutum_v2.1, whole genome shotgun sequence genome encodes:
- the LOC107963077 gene encoding 60S ribosomal protein L36-2: MATKQPNTGLFVGLNKGHVVTKKELAPRPSNRKGKTSKRVHFVRNLIREVAGFAPYEKRITELLKVGKDKRALKVAKRKLGTHKRAKKKREEMSSVLRKMRAHPGGGEKKK, encoded by the exons ATGGCTACCAAGCAGCCAAATACTGGCCTCTTTGTGGGACTGAACAAGGGCCATGTTGTAACCAAGAAGGAGTTGGCTCCACGTCCCTCTAATCGGAAAGGA AAAACTAGCAAAAGAGTCCATTTTGTGAGGAACTTGATTAGGGAAGTTGCTGGTTTTGCACCATATGAGAAGAGGATTACTGAACTTCTGAAAGTTGGTAAGGACAAACGAGCGCTCAAGGTTGCTAAAAGAAAGTTGGGAACTCACAAAAGGGCAAAGAAGAAGCGTGAGGAGATGTCTAGTGTGCTCCGCAAGATGAG GGCTCACCCTGGAGGTGGAGAAAAGAAGAAGTGA